The following proteins come from a genomic window of Candidatus Paceibacterota bacterium:
- a CDS encoding type II secretion system protein: MQLKARRNKAFTLIELLNVVALVAIILAMAMIFAVVCMGNFYVTESGVLKEIQILDPEVTEVMTYHASVQKPSIFRVKKRDGAIAQFAVESNILFNYRIKPVDDKK; this comes from the coding sequence GTGCAATTGAAAGCCCGACGAAATAAGGCCTTTACTCTTATTGAGTTGCTGAATGTGGTCGCGTTGGTGGCAATCATCCTGGCAATGGCCATGATTTTTGCGGTGGTCTGCATGGGAAACTTTTATGTCACTGAGAGTGGGGTTTTGAAGGAAATTCAAATCCTTGATCCGGAAGTCACCGAAGTGATGACTTACCACGCAAGTGTTCAGAAGCCGTCAATTTTCCGAGTCAAAAAGCGGGATGGGGCAATCGCGCAGTTTGCCGTCGAGTCGAACATTTTATTCAATTACCGCATAAAGCCCGTTGACGATAAAAAGTAG
- the uvrA gene encoding excinuclease ABC subunit UvrA produces MPNKSEDQKIIVRGARTHNLKDVTVSMPRNKMIAFTGLSGSGKSSLAFDTIFAEGQRKYVESLSSYARQFLRQMQKPDVDEIIGLSPAISIDQKSRSNNPRSTVATTTEIYDYLRVLFARVGKPHCLLCDRPISRLSNEEILDTTLRHALDLNKSVKGKEVMGVAVNSESIQIFSPVVVGRKGEYYQLLYDLLGKGYEKVRVDGVVKKLREQIILAKNKKHDIDILVDEIYLSEFASKPDSAKERLSEAIEKAIEESGGLLRLITPAGEKLMSVKFMCPYDGYSYPEIEPRLFSFNSPYGACPECKGLGTKHLFGDEPCEACLGKRLREEALHVRLGGKNIVEVVSQSISEADEFFKKIKLTKTEMEISKVVIKEIEARLKFMIDVGIEYLTLDRRSHTLSGGEAQRIRLASQLGSGLVGALYVLDEPTIGLHSRDNDRLIKTLLHLRDIGNTIIVVEHDEDTIFSSDYIVDIGPGAGVHGGEIVVSGFLDELITAKTNPSGSLTLDYLRGTKQIESPEKRRTQDKGKLSIRDGNIFNIKKMNVDIPLGRFVAITGVSGSGKSSLMYEIVHKNLQAKLERRYRTAEIFNCASFTGTEYVGRTILIDQSPIGRTPRSNPATYTGAFTFIRDMFASTAEARARGWAPNRFSFNVKGGRCENCQGNGEIAVEMHFLPTVYVPCDVCQGKRFTKETLDIKYKKKSIYDVLQMTVEEAVNFFDDIPAISDRLRTLNEVGLGYLELGQSATTLSGGEAQRVKISSELYRPHLQKTIYLLDEPTIGLHYEDVKKLIEILDQLVKHGNTVVVIEHNIDFIKSADYVIDIGPEGGQAGGKVVAKGTPEEVARNEKSHTGKYLKKHLK; encoded by the coding sequence ATGCCAAACAAATCAGAAGATCAGAAAATCATTGTTAGGGGGGCAAGGACCCACAATCTAAAAGATGTGACGGTTTCCATGCCTCGCAATAAAATGATCGCGTTCACCGGCCTTTCCGGTTCGGGGAAGTCATCATTGGCTTTTGATACGATTTTTGCCGAGGGGCAGAGAAAATATGTTGAGTCGCTTTCCTCGTACGCGAGGCAGTTTTTGCGCCAGATGCAAAAGCCGGATGTCGATGAAATTATCGGCCTTTCGCCGGCGATTTCGATTGACCAGAAGTCTCGCTCCAACAATCCGCGCTCAACTGTCGCCACGACCACGGAAATTTATGATTATTTGCGAGTGCTTTTTGCCAGGGTCGGTAAGCCACACTGTCTGCTTTGTGATCGGCCAATTAGCCGGCTTTCAAACGAGGAGATTTTGGATACGACTCTGCGTCACGCTCTGGATTTGAATAAAAGTGTGAAGGGTAAAGAGGTGATGGGGGTGGCGGTCAATTCGGAGTCAATCCAGATTTTCTCGCCGGTGGTGGTTGGGCGAAAGGGTGAGTACTACCAACTGCTCTATGATCTATTGGGTAAGGGTTATGAGAAGGTGCGCGTTGACGGCGTGGTTAAAAAACTCCGCGAGCAAATTATTTTAGCGAAGAACAAAAAGCACGATATTGATATCTTGGTTGACGAGATTTATTTGAGTGAATTTGCAAGCAAGCCGGATTCGGCCAAGGAACGGTTGAGTGAGGCGATTGAGAAGGCTATCGAGGAATCGGGGGGCTTACTTCGTTTGATTACTCCGGCCGGTGAAAAACTGATGTCGGTAAAATTTATGTGCCCGTATGACGGTTATTCCTATCCGGAAATCGAGCCGCGCCTTTTTTCTTTCAACTCACCTTACGGCGCGTGTCCGGAATGTAAGGGCCTGGGCACCAAACATCTTTTTGGTGATGAGCCTTGTGAGGCTTGCTTGGGCAAGCGACTGCGTGAGGAGGCTTTGCACGTGCGTCTGGGCGGGAAAAATATTGTAGAAGTGGTCTCGCAATCGATTTCCGAGGCCGACGAGTTTTTCAAGAAGATTAAATTGACCAAGACCGAGATGGAAATTTCCAAAGTGGTCATTAAGGAAATTGAGGCTCGACTTAAGTTTATGATTGATGTGGGCATTGAATACTTAACGCTCGACCGGCGGTCTCATACTCTCTCCGGCGGGGAAGCGCAACGCATTCGCCTGGCTTCACAGCTTGGTTCCGGCCTAGTGGGCGCGCTTTATGTGTTGGACGAGCCGACCATCGGCCTCCACTCACGCGACAATGACCGCTTGATTAAAACCCTGCTCCATCTGCGAGACATCGGGAATACGATTATTGTGGTCGAGCACGACGAGGATACCATTTTCTCTTCTGATTATATTGTCGATATTGGCCCAGGTGCCGGCGTGCACGGGGGCGAAATTGTTGTTTCTGGTTTTCTGGACGAATTAATCACGGCCAAAACCAACCCATCGGGGTCGCTTACTCTGGATTATCTGCGTGGGACCAAACAAATCGAATCGCCGGAGAAGAGGCGCACTCAAGATAAGGGTAAATTGTCTATTCGCGATGGCAACATTTTTAATATCAAAAAGATGAATGTCGATATCCCGCTTGGTCGATTTGTGGCGATTACCGGAGTTTCCGGTTCAGGGAAGTCGTCTCTCATGTATGAGATTGTTCACAAAAATTTGCAGGCCAAATTGGAGCGACGCTATCGGACGGCGGAAATTTTCAATTGCGCTTCGTTTACTGGCACTGAATATGTGGGCCGGACCATTTTAATCGACCAGTCGCCAATTGGTCGAACACCTAGGTCCAATCCTGCTACCTACACCGGAGCCTTTACTTTTATCCGAGACATGTTTGCCTCGACCGCGGAGGCCAGGGCGCGGGGCTGGGCGCCGAATCGCTTCTCATTTAATGTGAAAGGTGGGCGCTGCGAGAATTGCCAGGGCAACGGTGAAATCGCGGTGGAGATGCACTTTTTGCCGACTGTTTATGTGCCCTGCGATGTCTGTCAAGGCAAGCGCTTTACCAAGGAGACTTTGGATATCAAGTACAAAAAGAAAAGTATTTACGATGTTTTGCAGATGACGGTTGAGGAGGCCGTGAATTTTTTTGACGATATTCCGGCGATTTCTGACCGCTTAAGAACCTTAAACGAGGTTGGTCTGGGTTATCTCGAGCTCGGCCAGTCTGCAACAACTCTTTCCGGTGGCGAGGCACAAAGAGTAAAAATTTCTTCTGAGCTTTATCGACCGCACCTTCAGAAAACTATTTATCTTTTGGATGAGCCGACCATCGGCTTGCATTATGAAGATGTGAAGAAGTTAATTGAGATTTTGGATCAGCTGGTGAAACATGGTAATACTGTAGTGGTCATTGAACACAACATCGATTTTATTAAATCAGCTGATTATGTTATCGATATCGGTCCGGAGGGTGGCCAAGCCGGTGGCAAAGTGGTGGCCAAGGGCACGCCAGAGGAGGTCGCTAGAAATGAAAAGTCCCACACCGGAAAATATTTGAAAAAGCACTTGAAGTAG
- a CDS encoding adenosylcobinamide-GDP ribazoletransferase, with translation MKSLFSAISFLTIFPASTPRTGDMEHLKFSWIWFPLVGLLVGAVIGTVFEIAYLYLHLTKLVSATLTITASILITRGFHYDGLADTVDGLFGGSNKEERLRIMKDSHIGSFATLALICTILLQIQFTANIPIYRLVPTLGAVGLFSRLTVLGPMLWSPYANELSLGRVFERSLFLYLIAIFYSLWLGYLLVGQQVIGVILITFGTALAISYLAKRLLGGINGDICGCLIVISELVATIYLSLN, from the coding sequence ATGAAATCATTATTTAGTGCCATAAGTTTTCTGACTATCTTCCCTGCCAGCACACCTCGGACTGGTGACATGGAACATTTAAAATTTTCCTGGATTTGGTTCCCTCTCGTCGGATTATTAGTCGGTGCCGTAATTGGAACTGTTTTTGAAATCGCATATCTTTATTTACACCTGACAAAACTTGTCTCGGCTACACTGACCATCACAGCGTCGATCCTGATTACCCGAGGTTTTCACTACGATGGCCTGGCCGACACCGTCGATGGTTTATTTGGTGGGTCAAATAAGGAGGAACGTCTGAGGATAATGAAAGATTCTCACATCGGAAGCTTCGCAACTTTGGCCTTAATCTGCACGATTTTATTGCAGATACAATTTACCGCCAATATACCAATCTATCGGCTGGTTCCCACCCTCGGGGCCGTCGGCCTGTTCTCGCGACTTACGGTGCTTGGGCCGATGTTGTGGTCCCCTTATGCCAACGAGTTGAGCCTTGGTCGAGTATTTGAAAGAAGCCTTTTCCTTTACCTGATCGCCATTTTTTATAGTCTCTGGCTGGGGTATCTTTTGGTTGGCCAACAGGTAATCGGCGTAATTCTAATTACTTTCGGCACCGCCTTAGCAATCAGCTATCTTGCCAAGCGATTGCTGGGCGGTATTAATGGAGACATCTGTGGTTGCCTTATTGTAATTAGCGAATTGGTCGCTACAATTTATTTGTCACTCAATTAA
- a CDS encoding D-alanine--D-alanine ligase: MQQHKIRVGVLRGGPSREYDVSLRTGEAVLKNLPEHYFPVDVFISKDGTWHLHGLPKLPLQVLKHVDVVFNAMHGEYGEDGKVQQILDYHQTPYTGSQSFASALAMNKATAKEAYRRQGIKTPVAMVVTAEKYRTEDIHSIFRSFHLPAIIKPIGSGSSFGVAKAENFHELEAVLPRVLSEFGSALIEEFISGREATCGVVENFRGQKLYSLLPIEIIKPTGNDIFDYETKYGGEAKEICPGNFSPSEKTEIQRLAKEAHEALGLRHYSRSDFIVNPKRGIYTLETNTLPGLTSESLFPKALEAVGADLPSFLDHLVKQALLTN; encoded by the coding sequence ATGCAACAGCACAAGATTAGAGTCGGGGTTTTACGAGGAGGACCGTCGCGCGAATATGATGTTTCGCTCAGAACCGGCGAAGCCGTTCTTAAAAATCTGCCCGAACACTATTTTCCAGTAGATGTCTTTATTTCCAAGGACGGTACTTGGCATCTGCACGGTTTGCCTAAATTGCCACTCCAGGTTCTCAAACATGTTGATGTGGTTTTCAACGCGATGCACGGCGAGTACGGCGAGGATGGCAAAGTCCAGCAGATTTTGGATTATCACCAGACTCCCTACACCGGTTCACAATCTTTCGCTTCGGCTTTGGCGATGAATAAGGCGACGGCGAAGGAGGCATATCGTCGGCAAGGGATTAAAACTCCGGTTGCGATGGTAGTCACGGCCGAAAAATATCGCACCGAGGATATCCACTCAATTTTTCGCAGTTTCCATTTGCCGGCGATTATCAAACCGATTGGCAGCGGTTCGTCTTTCGGTGTGGCGAAGGCCGAAAATTTTCACGAACTCGAAGCGGTGCTTCCGAGGGTGCTTTCGGAATTTGGTTCGGCTTTGATCGAAGAATTTATCAGTGGTCGTGAGGCGACCTGCGGGGTGGTGGAGAATTTTCGCGGTCAAAAATTATATTCACTTTTGCCGATTGAAATAATTAAGCCGACTGGAAATGACATTTTTGATTATGAGACCAAGTATGGCGGCGAGGCCAAGGAAATTTGTCCGGGAAACTTCAGTCCATCCGAAAAAACTGAAATCCAAAGGCTGGCAAAAGAGGCGCATGAGGCTTTAGGCCTGAGGCATTATTCGCGCTCTGATTTTATCGTTAACCCAAAACGCGGTATCTATACCTTGGAGACGAACACTTTGCCGGGGCTTACCAGTGAATCACTTTTCCCCAAAGCCCTTGAGGCGGTTGGCGCGGATTTGCCAAGTTTCTTGGATCACTTGGTGAAGCAGGCTTTGCTTACGAATTAG
- a CDS encoding nucleotidyltransferase domain-containing protein, with protein sequence MDEKSYSPEEIASLSKKRSENESPKRFVLSREKFLTNRLEAVKAEVADMQKKFPEVLSFCMFGSMVKGMAHEGSDIDGYLYIDSAQVAKGEGISEEQVLENSVTLNQTYLTQEVAKKYILEFRAGVRERTGLEDKDVEHIRSRPISEKVIDMEIARLLAFYKAREEYDAKVKGWADSRPPRGSSVDDLVAYEKARPIYPSYVAPSLGDMFHLDVGGGVKKYRKIFIERLNELGPSGEKIWEDTIRSAEMIENNLSTAPNKRYPRTLVAARAVYAS encoded by the coding sequence ATGGATGAAAAAAGTTATAGTCCGGAGGAGATTGCTTCACTATCTAAGAAGCGTTCCGAAAACGAAAGTCCTAAGCGTTTCGTTTTGTCTCGCGAAAAATTTTTAACCAATCGTCTCGAAGCAGTGAAGGCCGAGGTTGCTGACATGCAAAAAAAATTTCCCGAAGTACTTTCCTTTTGCATGTTTGGCTCGATGGTCAAAGGCATGGCGCATGAAGGAAGTGACATTGATGGATATTTGTATATTGATTCGGCTCAAGTGGCGAAGGGGGAGGGTATCTCGGAGGAGCAGGTTCTCGAAAACAGTGTCACATTAAACCAGACCTATTTGACTCAGGAGGTTGCCAAAAAGTATATTCTTGAATTTAGAGCGGGTGTTAGAGAAAGAACCGGACTTGAAGATAAGGATGTCGAGCATATTCGTAGTCGACCCATTTCGGAGAAAGTGATAGATATGGAGATTGCAAGATTGCTCGCCTTTTACAAAGCTCGTGAGGAATATGACGCAAAGGTTAAGGGGTGGGCAGATAGTCGGCCACCGCGTGGTAGTAGCGTTGATGATCTCGTGGCCTATGAGAAAGCTCGACCGATTTATCCAAGTTATGTTGCACCAAGTCTTGGCGATATGTTTCATCTGGATGTTGGTGGGGGAGTGAAAAAGTATCGAAAAATTTTCATTGAAAGGTTGAATGAACTTGGCCCGTCAGGTGAAAAAATTTGGGAAGATACAATTCGGTCGGCGGAAATGATTGAAAATAATTTGTCTACTGCGCCAAATAAACGCTACCCACGGACTTTGGTAGCGGCGCGCGCCGTTTATGCTTCCTAG
- a CDS encoding UvrB/UvrC motif-containing protein, giving the protein MKSQYLKKKQLPDSPGVYFFLGRNKKILYIGKAGSLKDRVRSYFASDLLESRSPLILKMVNEAVSLDFKKTGSVLEALILEADLIKKFKPPYNTKEKDDRSFNCLVITKEDFPRVLIVRQRDIVNGLIKDSGFKIQEWWGPFTNGGELKTALKIVRRVFPFRDTCEPIYSNVLKNIRIDYGAGAGRGCFNYQIGLCPGICVGAISQAEYGRTIRHLKLFFSGKKSSLIKQLDKEMKQSAKKREFEKAGEIKKQLFALKHIQDVALIKENQASAQDVTDLRLEAYDVAHLGGSSALGVMTVWQNGGLDNSEYRIFNLKNTKPGDDVGGLREVLTRRFGHREWGLPQAIIVDGGAGQKHTAETVVVKSGLSIPIVAVTKDERHKPKSVSGRSEIIDKFKKEIVLLNAEAHRFAIKNLRRRLKSNFLD; this is encoded by the coding sequence GTGAAAAGTCAATATCTCAAAAAGAAGCAGTTGCCGGACTCGCCAGGGGTCTATTTTTTTCTCGGTCGCAACAAAAAAATTCTCTACATCGGCAAGGCCGGCTCGCTTAAGGATCGAGTCCGAAGCTATTTCGCTTCCGATCTTTTGGAATCCCGCAGTCCGCTTATTTTGAAAATGGTGAATGAGGCAGTTTCTTTAGATTTCAAGAAGACTGGTTCGGTTCTTGAGGCCTTAATCCTCGAAGCCGATTTGATCAAGAAGTTTAAACCGCCCTACAACACCAAAGAAAAGGATGATCGGAGTTTTAATTGCTTGGTGATTACCAAGGAAGATTTTCCGCGGGTTTTAATTGTTCGCCAAAGAGACATCGTCAATGGATTGATTAAGGATTCAGGATTCAAGATTCAAGAATGGTGGGGGCCATTTACAAATGGAGGAGAATTAAAAACAGCCCTTAAAATTGTACGGCGAGTTTTTCCTTTTCGTGACACCTGCGAGCCGATCTATTCTAATGTTCTCAAGAACATTAGAATAGATTATGGGGCTGGGGCTGGGCGGGGGTGTTTCAATTATCAAATTGGTCTCTGTCCGGGGATTTGTGTTGGAGCGATTAGCCAAGCTGAGTACGGCAGAACCATCCGCCACCTCAAGTTGTTTTTCTCCGGCAAAAAAAGCTCCCTGATTAAACAACTAGATAAGGAGATGAAGCAATCGGCCAAGAAAAGGGAATTCGAAAAGGCCGGGGAAATAAAAAAACAGCTTTTCGCTCTTAAGCATATTCAGGATGTCGCTTTGATTAAGGAAAATCAGGCAAGTGCTCAAGATGTGACCGATTTGCGTCTGGAGGCCTACGATGTGGCCCATTTGGGTGGCAGTTCGGCTTTAGGAGTAATGACGGTTTGGCAGAATGGCGGGCTCGATAATTCAGAGTACCGAATTTTTAATTTAAAAAATACCAAGCCAGGCGACGATGTGGGCGGACTCCGAGAAGTTTTGACTAGGCGATTTGGGCACCGAGAGTGGGGTTTACCTCAAGCGATTATTGTTGACGGCGGGGCCGGCCAAAAGCATACGGCTGAGACAGTTGTGGTGAAAAGCGGACTAAGTATTCCGATTGTTGCCGTGACGAAAGATGAGAGGCATAAGCCGAAAAGTGTTTCCGGTCGCTCGGAAATTATTGATAAATTCAAAAAGGAGATTGTCCTCCTAAATGCCGAGGCACACCGCTTTGCCATCAAAAATCTTAGGCGACGGCTCAAGTCAAATTTCCTTGACTGA
- a CDS encoding sigma factor: MGANTTKNSKWNDSALKIYRDQLTDARYAPATQEQIATWSHQAAAGDLAAKHRMIETNLRLAVVIALEFSAGNCAWLDLIQESNLALTHSVVQFEPEKGFRISTYAKPWIINRCRSFIRAHGRNVRIPVYIYEAARRYSEVITEVWQKLGRAPTHDEIVENVPVSRMKWLLMLAILQGEDSLDQEIAAANSDSDDYPHYPLDGYDLVADQSTLSPSSRLIAKEEFVELYSGWLRFNTVLEYRRAEEPESVRRLELKAGLTNSGVPTTLEYVGETCNPAVTREAIRISVRNSWRRLHSLGSPFKNEDDLIESKNALQDLLDIFTDKTEVEAMQIEAMKAHARWYTKFKAKH, translated from the coding sequence ATGGGTGCCAACACCACTAAGAACTCCAAATGGAATGATTCTGCGTTGAAAATCTATCGCGACCAGCTGACCGATGCGAGGTACGCCCCGGCCACCCAAGAGCAAATCGCGACATGGTCCCACCAGGCTGCAGCCGGCGACCTTGCCGCAAAACACAGAATGATCGAAACCAATTTGCGCCTTGCTGTCGTAATTGCCCTGGAATTCTCCGCCGGAAATTGTGCATGGCTCGACCTAATCCAGGAGAGCAATCTTGCCCTCACGCACTCGGTCGTACAATTTGAACCCGAAAAAGGCTTTCGGATTTCGACCTATGCGAAGCCGTGGATCATCAACCGATGTCGAAGCTTCATCCGAGCTCATGGGCGAAATGTGCGAATTCCAGTGTATATCTATGAAGCGGCGAGGCGATACTCCGAGGTCATCACGGAAGTCTGGCAGAAACTCGGACGAGCGCCGACCCACGATGAGATTGTCGAAAATGTCCCGGTTAGCCGAATGAAGTGGCTCCTGATGCTTGCCATTCTTCAGGGTGAGGATAGTCTCGACCAGGAAATCGCCGCGGCCAATTCTGACTCTGACGATTATCCTCATTATCCTTTGGACGGATACGACTTGGTCGCGGACCAGTCGACGCTGTCACCGTCAAGCCGATTAATTGCCAAGGAAGAATTTGTCGAGCTTTATTCTGGCTGGTTGCGGTTTAATACTGTGCTTGAATATCGGCGGGCCGAAGAACCCGAATCAGTTCGTCGACTTGAGCTTAAGGCGGGGCTCACAAATTCTGGAGTACCGACCACGCTTGAATATGTCGGGGAAACCTGCAACCCCGCCGTCACCCGAGAGGCAATCAGGATTTCCGTTCGAAATTCCTGGCGCAGACTGCACAGCCTTGGCTCGCCGTTCAAAAATGAAGACGACCTTATCGAGTCGAAAAATGCGCTTCAAGATTTGCTTGACATATTTACAGACAAGACAGAGGTTGAGGCGATGCAAATTGAGGCAATGAAAGCCCACGCGAGGTGGTACACAAAGTTTAAAGCGAAGCACTAA
- a CDS encoding histidine phosphatase family protein — MASKIKTSRSGALRLILVRHPETIWQDIKNPENNSHDHRLLGQTDIDLSKEGLTLAQKLAKHFSKQKIDQIITSPLKRAYATAEIIASANGESSAQFENGLKEISFGLCEGLTFGEVADKFPEVYKAYLSQSASITFPEGESFGSFQIRVRKWLNKFIAKNKNQTVLTVAHGGTIRIILCALLGWPTKSFWQIGLHYGSISIVEVYKKSRVIECLNCKI; from the coding sequence ATGGCTAGCAAAATAAAAACGAGTAGGTCAGGTGCTCTTAGGCTTATTCTGGTCCGACACCCAGAGACCATCTGGCAGGATATCAAAAATCCGGAAAATAATAGTCATGACCATCGACTACTCGGCCAGACTGACATCGACCTAAGTAAGGAAGGTTTAACCCTGGCCCAAAAATTGGCCAAACATTTTAGTAAGCAAAAAATCGACCAAATTATCACCAGTCCGCTAAAGCGAGCTTACGCCACCGCAGAGATAATCGCCTCGGCTAATGGGGAGAGTTCGGCACAGTTCGAAAATGGCTTAAAGGAGATAAGCTTTGGCCTTTGCGAAGGGCTAACCTTTGGAGAGGTGGCCGACAAATTCCCTGAAGTTTATAAAGCATACCTATCACAAAGCGCCAGTATAACCTTCCCTGAAGGCGAATCATTCGGGTCGTTTCAAATCAGAGTCAGGAAATGGCTAAATAAATTTATCGCTAAAAATAAGAACCAGACTGTTTTAACTGTCGCTCATGGCGGGACAATCAGAATAATTCTTTGTGCCCTGCTTGGCTGGCCAACAAAATCATTTTGGCAGATTGGGCTCCACTATGGGAGCATTTCGATTGTCGAGGTTTATAAAAAGAGTCGCGTTATCGAATGTCTAAATTGTAAAATCTAA
- a CDS encoding quinone-dependent dihydroorotate dehydrogenase: MHFVYETTITIRNLVLGFAYRRILKPIFFAFDPENVHDFFILVGRLLGSNPVSRLATSLLFNYKNPTALGQKILGIEFPNPIGLAAGFDKNARLGKILPAVGFGFIEFGSITGETCPGNDKPRIWRLKKSQSLVVNYGLPNDGAEAISARLTGQEFKTSIGISIAKTNSRETVETKVGIVDYAKALGKFIEIGNYLTINISCPNSYGGEPFTDPTKLDLLLDRLETFKSKKPIFLKLSPDLSTSQVDAILAICSRHRIDGFICGNLTKNRNEPALQEIPRVAGGLSGRAVSDLSDRLVGYIYKRTVGKYILVGCGGIFTAEDAYFKIRQGASLLQLITGMIFEGPQLIGQINQELVKLLRNDGFENISEAVGANFRL; the protein is encoded by the coding sequence ATGCATTTTGTTTATGAAACAACAATAACCATTCGAAACCTTGTTCTAGGTTTCGCGTATCGAAGAATTCTGAAGCCAATTTTTTTTGCTTTTGACCCGGAAAATGTTCATGATTTTTTCATTCTGGTCGGCCGACTGCTCGGAAGCAATCCGGTCTCCCGACTAGCCACTTCCCTGCTCTTCAATTACAAAAATCCCACAGCGCTGGGACAAAAAATTTTAGGGATTGAGTTTCCAAACCCAATCGGCCTGGCCGCCGGTTTCGACAAAAACGCGCGTCTGGGAAAGATTCTGCCGGCCGTCGGCTTTGGTTTTATCGAATTTGGCTCAATCACCGGCGAGACTTGCCCAGGTAATGATAAGCCGAGAATTTGGCGCCTGAAAAAATCGCAGTCCCTAGTGGTCAATTATGGACTACCCAACGACGGCGCCGAAGCAATCTCAGCGCGACTAACCGGACAAGAGTTTAAAACTTCAATCGGCATCAGCATCGCTAAAACCAATTCTCGCGAAACCGTCGAGACCAAGGTCGGCATTGTCGACTATGCCAAGGCCCTTGGCAAATTTATTGAGATTGGCAATTATCTGACAATAAATATCAGTTGCCCAAATTCTTACGGTGGCGAGCCGTTCACCGATCCGACCAAACTCGATCTTTTGCTCGACCGGCTGGAAACATTTAAATCCAAAAAGCCAATTTTTTTGAAGCTTTCACCTGACCTCTCAACTTCTCAAGTCGACGCGATTTTGGCAATTTGCAGTCGCCACAGGATTGACGGATTCATTTGTGGCAACCTAACCAAAAATCGAAATGAACCGGCACTTCAGGAAATCCCACGGGTGGCGGGTGGCCTAAGTGGTCGTGCTGTTTCCGACCTGTCCGATCGGCTCGTCGGTTATATCTACAAGAGAACTGTTGGCAAATATATTCTCGTGGGCTGTGGCGGTATTTTCACAGCCGAGGACGCGTATTTTAAAATTCGGCAGGGTGCCTCTCTCTTACAGCTAATCACCGGCATGATTTTCGAGGGGCCACAACTAATCGGCCAAATTAACCAAGAGCTTGTTAAACTTCTGAGGAACGACGGTTTTGAAAACATCTCTGAAGCTGTTGGGGCAAATTTTAGGTTATAA
- a CDS encoding GNAT family N-acetyltransferase: MNKLVIRVYTVADLEQIINLHNIALEATGAHVGNGHWDRDLWDIENIYLKNNGTFLIGSLQGQIVAMGALRRISEEMGEIKRMRVLPQFQRQGFGQAILTALETDAAKRGYKLLCLDTTVLQVASQKMYLKNGYTETKRTKEGFPFETIFYEKRLSA, from the coding sequence ATGAATAAACTCGTAATCCGAGTCTACACAGTAGCAGACCTAGAGCAAATCATAAATCTTCACAATATCGCCTTGGAGGCGACTGGCGCCCATGTCGGGAATGGCCACTGGGACCGTGACTTATGGGACATTGAGAACATCTACCTTAAGAACAACGGCACATTTCTAATTGGATCACTCCAAGGCCAAATTGTTGCCATGGGTGCGTTGCGTAGAATCTCAGAGGAAATGGGCGAGATTAAGCGCATGCGCGTCCTGCCACAATTTCAGAGACAAGGGTTTGGACAGGCCATACTGACCGCCCTTGAGACCGACGCCGCAAAAAGAGGATACAAACTTCTTTGCCTCGACACGACTGTGTTACAGGTAGCATCGCAAAAAATGTACTTGAAAAATGGTTATACAGAGACTAAGCGCACGAAGGAGGGTTTTCCATTTGAGACAATTTTCTACGAGAAGCGTCTGTCAGCATAG
- a CDS encoding bifunctional adenosylcobinamide kinase/adenosylcobinamide-phosphate guanylyltransferase, with translation MKKLTKIIFIIGGAASGKSTYAQQLAIKSGKPVTLIATATASDPEMASKIAAHQKARPRSWLTLETQNESLFKMIKLAKTPVIIIDCLTMFVSTQMVISGKNKDQILVQTESIIKAIKNHKACKKFIIVSNEVGSGLVPDSKQSRDFREILGAVNKKFMAAAHQGILMVAGQPLHVK, from the coding sequence ATGAAGAAACTGACTAAAATTATTTTTATTATCGGTGGTGCCGCGAGCGGCAAGTCTACCTACGCCCAACAGTTGGCGATAAAATCCGGTAAGCCCGTAACTCTGATTGCAACAGCCACCGCTTCAGATCCCGAGATGGCCAGCAAAATTGCCGCCCACCAAAAGGCCCGACCACGGTCCTGGCTTACGCTTGAGACACAGAACGAATCACTTTTCAAAATGATTAAACTAGCCAAAACTCCAGTGATAATTATTGATTGCCTCACGATGTTCGTCTCCACCCAAATGGTGATTAGTGGAAAAAACAAAGACCAAATATTAGTCCAGACTGAGTCAATTATTAAGGCTATCAAAAACCACAAGGCCTGTAAGAAATTTATTATTGTCTCAAATGAAGTTGGAAGTGGCCTGGTTCCCGACAGCAAGCAAAGTCGTGATTTTAGAGAAATCCTCGGTGCCGTCAACAAAAAATTTATGGCCGCGGCTCACCAAGGCATTTTGATGGTCGCCGGACAGCCACTACATGTAAAATAA